From bacterium, one genomic window encodes:
- a CDS encoding ABC transporter permease, with product MNDLKNSDGQPVVWDLIIRPHRALLDIPFGELWNARELIGIFVWRDFISTYKQTILGPVWYIIQPVTVALTYLFVFSKVANLSTDGLPPLLFYLSGTIIWNYFSANLTKTSSTFVNNKALFEKVYFPRLAIPIAIAIGNLISFSIQAAIFLLFLAYFKVAGAEVSPNLSLLLLPLLLFMMACLGLGFGIIVSALTTRYRDLNHLIIFGSQLLLFVTPVIYPVSSIPQRFHHLVWINPMAPIVETFRYAFLGAGTFNPHHLFYCFAFTVAILITGVLLFNRAESTFMDTL from the coding sequence ATGAACGATCTGAAAAATTCTGATGGACAGCCAGTTGTCTGGGACCTGATTATCCGTCCCCATCGAGCACTGCTCGATATTCCCTTTGGCGAGCTGTGGAATGCTCGGGAACTCATCGGCATTTTCGTCTGGCGTGATTTTATTTCCACATACAAGCAGACTATTTTGGGTCCGGTGTGGTACATCATCCAACCCGTTACTGTGGCGCTCACTTACTTGTTTGTTTTCAGCAAAGTAGCAAATTTATCCACCGATGGACTCCCACCGCTTCTGTTTTATCTTTCCGGAACGATTATCTGGAATTATTTTTCGGCGAACCTGACGAAAACTTCATCCACTTTTGTCAACAACAAAGCATTGTTCGAAAAAGTATATTTCCCCAGATTGGCAATTCCGATTGCGATTGCAATAGGCAACTTGATCAGTTTTTCTATTCAAGCTGCAATTTTTTTGTTATTTCTTGCCTATTTTAAAGTTGCAGGCGCAGAGGTGAGTCCGAACCTATCGTTGCTTTTGCTCCCTCTGCTGTTGTTCATGATGGCTTGTTTGGGATTGGGGTTTGGCATCATCGTATCCGCCCTTACAACGCGCTATCGAGATCTCAATCATCTGATAATTTTTGGTTCTCAGCTTCTACTCTTCGTCACTCCTGTTATTTACCCCGTTTCCTCGATCCCACAGCGCTTTCACCATCTTGTTTGGATAAATCCCATGGCGCCCATCGTGGAGACGTTTCGCTATGCATTTCTTGGTGCAGGCACGTTCAATCCCCATCATTTGTTTTACTGTTTTGCCTTTACCGTTGCCATTCTGATAACAGGCGTGCTCCTTTTCAATCGA